tcatctgcagaacaaaaTTAATAAAGATTTCTGTTTACTAAATTCACTATGAAATGGGATGGTGGTGAATGCACAAAAATACTTTACATGTCGGCAGACATTAGAATGAATCTTGTCTTTCTGTGTacaaaatgcattattaaaatgcatttttatgtatattttaatacaacattttgagAAATTAGGCAGGTCCAACTTGAGAGCATCATGGTTTCAGGTCCTGTGTTCACATGTCAAAACTTGGAGtaatttgaaaatgtcagatagtaattttatttaatgtttattattattattatttttatgggtAAAACGGACTTCTAGCCTACAGGTCAACAATATGCCTACACTTCAAATCTAACTCTATttctaatataaatgtatatacaatgTACGTTACTGAGATTATTTAGACTTTAACAGAGATTATTTCATTCTATTTCTAGGAGCAACACAAAAAAACTTCAAAACACTGAAGGCGACTGAGGTGGAAGACCAAATTGGATTGGCCCTGAAATTTGccccacacaggactttaaaatggTAAACACACTGTATcagaatttattatttatttatttattatttattatatcgtTCATGTTAAGTGCATTTTTGGGAAGCGCACGTGGATTTGCCATGGCGTTCATAACCTTGTACGTATAGAGCTCTCAAGAACTAGATAGCCTACATCGTTATCGGAAACCCGGCCCAGACTAGATGCGACTGTCACTTCATGACAGAAGATTGTTTCTTTAATTGTTCATCTAATTGTTTCATCTAATGTCCATGTAACGTGttgtcttttcattttcttgTTAAATTTGCAGATAACGGTGTTGGGAGTAGGCTATACACGTTTTGAGCGGATCGTGAAGATCAGcacattgtatattgtatataaattaATTGTATATGAATCAATTTTGGTGTAAGTTATAGGCTACAGTTTGCAAAAGatagttttaattaaaatgtttgtgcaattttatttattgaaatattttcatgTTAAATATTCCTGTTCCTTAATAAAGTTTGTTAACGCTGTGTTAGTGACTTATTTTAGGTTGATAATTAAAcaatgaatcaacaaaaacatggattgtgtgctgatttaattatttaatacaaaCTGATTTAGGCCTACTTATTTTCTGTAATATattgtaggctaataataatatattcataGGATTCTTAAGTGTTTGAGAATAAAAATGTAGAATATGTTGTTTGTAGACCTATAATTTGTGTACAGGCATATCAGGATGTAGAGGTAGGAAAGCGTTAGAGGCGTTCCGGGAACCTTCCGAGAACCTTCCGGGAACCTTTGGAGCGTTCGAGAACCTTTCGGAGCGTTCGAGAACGTTCCCTTAACCTATAGGAAGCGTTCTATTAGCGTAAAGAAAACTTTCCTAGCTAACCAACAGGGAGCGTTAGAATGTTTGTTCAGGGAGCGTTCTGGGAGCGTTCTGGGAACCTGAAAGTAACGTTCTGGGAACattctgggaaccaaaaattgtTAACTGGGTTATTAATGATGATTTGCTATTTGGGGAATGAACCCAGCGCTATGATTGGTCGAACTCTTCTTTTGCTGTTGCTTGATTTGAGTACTGCGCGTGCGCAGATGCGTCACCAGGTTTTAGTTTAGAGTGACAAATCGTACCTGCGTACTTTGAGGTCAAAATGTGGACAGGTTTGCAGGTCTGCAATTAACTTTTATTGTGTTGGATAAATTTCATTGTCAACAATTCTTCTGCTCTGTTgaacatttgacacattttgaaCATTGAGCTTTAAATATTTTCTCTACAGAAAAAAACTGTTTCATTTGAGTGAAATAAACTCCAAGATTTTAAACTGGGAACAAGAAATAAACACGTGACGTGATTTTGGCTCCTCCTTCAGTGGTGTGTTTCTACTAGGTCCTGTAGGTGAATCTAAACATCTACTCCGGTTGTTGGTCGCGTCACATTCGGGTGAATATTAAACTCTCATCATCTTGTCTGGAAGAGGAAAAGGAGATTTAAGCGTCATCGTAAAGTTTCGCTTGATAATATTCAGAGACCCGCTATTCGTCGTATTTTTGCAGATTTGATTTGAGTGTTCAAATGCTTTTTGAAGAGAGGAAAGGAAACTGAATCTGATGGTCAGTTTGAAACACGAGTCGATGGGCGGGGCTTTTGATTGGCTCTTTCCACCCGTCAATCTAAGAGCTGACCAATGAAATCATTTAGTGGGTTTGATCCATGAAGACACGCAATCAGAGGACGCGTCGACTCCTTTATAAATTAGCATAGAGGAATAAAAACTGCAGTCAGTTGTAACTTATTAATGTTTTGTGAGTTTCAAGCGAAGTCGGAActgaaaaaagacatttaaaagacCGTCACTTTCAGTAAAGTTGCATTGAATTCAAAgtaagggtttctacagcccttacttcattgtacccaagaaaggcggcggcttacgactgatcttggacttacgagttttcaaccgggctttgcacaaactcccggtCAAAATattcacgcaaaaacacatcttaacttgcttccggcatctagattggttcacagcggtagacctgaaggacgggtactttcacgtctcaatattgcctcgacattgaccctttctacggttcgcgtccgacggccaggcgtatcagtacaaggtcctccccttcggcatgtccctgtcccctcgcgtcttcacgaaggtctcagaggcagcccttgccccgcttcgggaagccggcatctgcattctcaactaccacaggttgaatccctcccggccgagtttgttcccctccagggatctctcagtggtcctctcgggcctgtagagaccccccttcgagccgctagaatcagtctccttgaagactgccctcctgatcgtgctcgcctccatcaaaagggtcgggagCTTTAAATTTGGTAACACTCAAAAAAACACTCAAAAGTTGAACTTgttacataatatacatttaatccATTATTACTGTAAATGACACTTAAACtcaataaagtgtcaataacACATCCAGAAACATTACATTCAGTACACACTTCAGTTTGTTCTTTGAAatcatattattttcataatctCTTACACAGGATACATTAAGTTCAAGCATTCATCCACATGTTTTAATGCTGGCTCACATGTTTCACTCCTAAATCACACCTCATCTATTAGCCTATCCAGCATAAGGTCAAGAGGTCAAGCATCCTGCTCTAAATTAGATAAGGTGAAATGTTATTAAAAGCTCTATATTAATGATAAACAGTACAGATAAAGTGAGGTTCcagtaataaataaacaattaacaataaatgAATGAGCATAATCACTTTTCGAGTCAAATGAATCATTGGATCAGCTGGAGATGAATCGTCCCTCATGTGGACAAATTGTGAATTGTTGTGATTCAGCAGATAATCACATGATCTGACTGCCATTAAACAACATTAATAGATGAATTTGCACCTGAATACTTTCAGATATTGTCTATAAAATATGCAAAGTTCTTCTACATAGTCCTGAATCATTTAATAATACTATTCCCTCTGCTCAAAGTTACCGTTAGTCAGCAAACATCAGCGATCAAGCGCTTTATAGTGGAGTCAAATTAAAGTCAATGAAAATATAAAGAATTTAATAGATGAACTTTAAATAACACACTAACCAAACATATTCATCTGAATGCAAATGTAACAATTTGTTTGAATTAAACATTGATTTGCAAGTGTATCAACATCTGCTCTTCTCTGTGCCAATGTGATGAGATGCACCTGTTCAATTGTGCAGAAAATCTGTTCCTCAATCAgtgttttactttcactttcaaaacgcTCTTTAAGACCCACACATGATCTTTAAATGAGCTTGTATCCAAACTGTTGATCCTCTGTGAATGACTTTTGCATTTATAATGTGGAGAAGAAATGAGTGTCAGTGGATCCGGATCAGTTCACTGTTTCTGCACTCAAtgatcatatacagtattttatcatctcaatgTTCAGTGAATCCTCCTGCTTTACAAACTCAACTGTTATTGAACTGACACTCTCATTCTCAATGACACTAATTACATACAAAACTATTTCATTGACACTTTATACAAATCTGTTCTTCATCTGGGACTTTAAATATAAGCGGTCCAGAATCTTATTTTGATCTGAATCTCAAGACAAGTTATTCTGAATCATATTGAATaactattgtattatataatgTGTTTCCTCGAGGTTTTCTCTCTATTTAAACATATAGAGTTTATTTCTGGACACAATCGCTGTTGGTTATTTTAACTGAGGACttttaaggcacaattttcaGTAAAGCTGCATTGAATCCAAATGTGTTGTGATATGTGCTGTACAAATAAACCTGAGATGACTTTCAAACAGGAGAAATCATGTTTCTTTCATTTCATCAAAACTCTTCCatccatatttgatttttatacaaacaaaaacCGAGAGATGAAAATGACACTTTATTATTCACATGTTTTACATAAAGAGTGAGGAGCGAAACAATCATGATGGCAAATATTGTTCAGATTTAAATGTCTTCAGTTGTTTTGAAGAAATAATCATTTTCTCCAgtgcaaaatatatttatgacattAATAATCAAGAGTTTAAGATAGTATTTAAATCTGTAAGAAAGCATAAAGTCCAGAATatttcaaacacaaagacacacttatTTAAAGTACGAAACATCAGATCACACACAAATCCACACAATAAAACTAGATCAGAATAAAACTAAAGTGTTTCTGCTCTTATTCATTATTtgaacatgaaacaggaaatattcAAGTAAAAGATTCAAATAGAAATCATAGAAAAgcagaaacacaaaatacaatgttttaaaatcatATGAATGAGAAATCAATTCtacaacaaatgaaacatggTGAAATAATGAACAGGAATGTAAGAAAAGTCTTCTGAACGTTTTTAAAGAGATTCAGATTGAAGTTCCTTCCTCTGTTACTGCAAACTGACTTTGATCTTCAACAGATGAAACtatcaaatacaaaaacaatattataaacaTGTCATTGAACTCCACTTTCATATTGTTTCCTCTGCTGTTATTGTCTTTGTGAACATTTCATCTGTTGATTATATTGATCTCTTTTACCTCTCGCTCTGTAGCATTTGAACACCAGCACGACTGTCAGCCATCAGATATGGACAAACTGCCAGAAGAGAACTGAGAGTGTGTAAGACACGAATCTGATCTGCTGACactgaaaaacagacacacaagcacatgATGATTGAGTATATCTGAACAAGTGCACATGAATGAATAGAAAAGAGAGAATAAACTCTCACCTGTGACATTGACCCACAATGCATCACTGTAGTTTGTGTAGTAAACTGGTTCTCCTCTTCCAGCTCTACACCAGTACTGACCTCCATCAGACACTGAATCAATATGGACTCTGTAGGAGtttgtttctgtcttgtttttctcagagttctgtgtgtgtttgtaccagtAAAAGTCCCATCCAGCGGTCTGAGTCATGTGACAGATCAGAGTCACCGTGTTTCCtgtcagtgcagctcctgcagTATCTGATGTGAGTTCAGGATTGAGCTTTGAGTCTGTGGTGAAGAACATTTGGGTCATTAATAAACAGAGTTCATCTTCTGCTCgtctttactacagtaattactgaCCTTTAACAGAAAGAATAACACTTGTGTTCTGTGATGTTGCTGGTCTTCCATCTCTCTTTCCTCGACAGCAGAACTGATGTTGATCAGACTCAGTAGCTCCTCTgatagtgagagtgtttgtgtttacAGTGTAATGCTCAGACTCAGACACGACAGTTCTGTCTTTATACCACTCATATCTCCAGTTACTGTAATCAGACTCAATGTCACACTTCATGATCACTGTCTCTCCAGTGAAAACAGATGTTTCTGGATGTACAGTGAGTTTAGCTGTGGGCAAATCTGTACAGAGAAGGAAATATTTACTCAGAGCTCCTGATAAACACTCAGTACAAACTGAATAAACGTTGTAAAAGTCTACAGAGATGCGCACACACCTGATACTCAGAATAACTCACTGGAATAAACTCTCACCTGTGACTGAGATCCAGCTCTCGGGTGACTGTCCTCTCTCTCCGTGTTTACAGGAGTAGAAACCCTCATGTGACTTTGAGACAGTAGGGATGCTCATCTCTCCTGTCGTCTGATTCTGGAGGAGTGATCCATCTTTATAGAAATCAGCTGTGAGGATTGAGGAGTTTGTAGATCGATGTAAACAGTGTAGAGTCAGAGTATCTCCCTCAATCACAGGATGAACAGAACTCTCCAGAATCACATCACCATCTACACAACAGAggaaatggagaaacagcaggaagAAGTTTAAGCACATATTTAAAGTCACATATTCAGCTCTGTTTTAAGTATCATGACACTATATCTGCTGTTATATAGACTCACCATGTACTGTGATGTTAATATGAGGACTGTGTTCTCCAGATTGAGACTCACACCAGTACACTCCAGTGTCAGATGTTTTAAGGGAGCTGATTTCACATGTAGATCCTGTAGATGAACAATCTTTCattctctcactgtctgtgtttCTTCTCACTGTCCATCCAGTGGAGTTATTGTGATCCTCacagttcagagagagagagtgagatgagaAGTGTTGACTTCTGCTGGGACTGATGATCAGAGACACTGAGGGACGTTGAGCTGAAATGAAGTTCAAACAAATACTGCAAGATAAATCCCTGTAGAAACTTATAGGTGACAAATCGACATGAAAACTGAGAATGATTCAGTGCAAAGACTCCAGGATAGGAGTGATCATGTGGATCAAGATCTGGTCAGGATTTCAGCTTCTGAGATTTGAATGAAATGGAGCAAAATTGGGGATTAAGAAATTCACCAAAAGAGCACAACAGCAGCCAAATCATGTTCAACATAAATATAAATCAGGTATTAAGAGTTACAGAGATGACTTTACAAAACTGATGAGGGGAGCAGGGGCGGATCACAGCCCCACCGGAGAGAGGCCCCTCATTCATGTTTTGAATGTGCcacttctctgttgttaaggaaatttttgtaaaaaaagaaaatgggggCAAAAACTTCCCATCCAATCAGCTGCATATCCACCAATTTGTCTGCACTGTAAAATGTTTACTTCTGAAGACGATCCGAAAATCCTGCGACAGATAACTCAGTGTCTAAGATGTTGTTACCCAGCAGCTGTGTTGTTGCATTGGAGAGACTTGAGGTGGGAGGGGTGTATTCTGGAAGAATGACCCAGCCAATAACCGAGAGGTTGGGTTACACAAAAACTACCCAAAACTGTGAAAATAATCATATAAATGACCCAACAGGATCAACCCAGCGTTTGGGTAGAAAGAGTAACCCAGTGTTTTTTAGAGTGTGAGGAGAAAATATTTGGACGTCAGACGTTAGCACTATTCGAACAGGATTAGTTTTCATGCGTTTATAGAAGTGGCTGTTTATAATAATCCCACTGAAATAAACTCATCTGTGAAttatat
The sequence above is drawn from the Xyrauchen texanus isolate HMW12.3.18 unplaced genomic scaffold, RBS_HiC_50CHRs HiC_scaffold_163, whole genome shotgun sequence genome and encodes:
- the LOC127641779 gene encoding basement membrane-specific heparan sulfate proteoglycan core protein-like, with the protein product MRKSSTFTASYSKTCKCYASITSRGIYTVDAEVSFPVIERPKPEVRVNPDHPVFRGETVTLTCDIQTQTHTEWRYSWIKDDSVNPVSTERVYRITSDKSHSGKYSCRGEKIRDSQRSDISDAVTLTVSDSNPELTSDTAGAALTGNTVTLICHMTQTAGWDFYWYKHTQNSEKNKTETNSYRVHIDSVSDGGQYWCRAGRGEPVYYTNYSDALWVSVTAQRPSVSLIISPSRSQHFSSHSLSLNCEDHNNSTGWTVRRNTDSERMKDCSSTGSTCEISSLKTSDTGVYWCESQSGEHSPHINITVHDGDVILESSVHPVIEGDTLTLHCLHRSTNSSILTADFYKDGSLLQNQTTGEMSIPTVSKSHEGFYSCKHGERGQSPESWISVTDLPTAKLTVHPETSVFTGETVIMKCDIESDYSNWRYEWYKDRTVVSESEHYTVNTNTLTIRGATESDQHQFCCRGKRDGRPATSQNTSVILSVKDSKLNPELTSDTAGAALTGNTVTLICHMTQTAGWDFYWYKHTQNSEKNKTETNSYRVHIDSVSDGGQYWCRAGRGEPVYYTNYSDALWVNVTVSADQIRVLHTLSSLLAVCPYLMADSRAGVQMLQSESFIC